The following coding sequences are from one uncultured Desulfobacter sp. window:
- a CDS encoding helix-turn-helix domain-containing protein, whose translation MKIRLHKNATTTPAQRAYIQNNPHLSVDSLAKKIGVSKTTIRRWQKRMDVHDRPHTPKHIKTALAPIEEIKIIICRMAFRAGLDDLLQIADLFFNINCSRAGLNRCLKRYEISKLTKLKRLAPFNLKDYTGTYLYYNCFHLPSFQEDGQPVVLQTLLDCSFRTFHARYAANPQAFISNHIQNFPLNVLGLLYNDPVRLCHEKSNTKEKKNVGGPPGNTIKQLCKTAGISFFHMENLHTATISELDRRLEKVASIPTPENDTMTWGTNGLLTKQIAHYNFELPLSFLKQKPPYRAMEAHYTQFPNSFKHRPIPP comes from the coding sequence ATGAAAATACGTCTTCATAAAAATGCCACAACAACCCCTGCCCAGCGGGCATATATTCAAAACAACCCCCATCTGTCCGTTGACAGTCTGGCTAAAAAAATCGGTGTCAGCAAAACCACCATACGCAGATGGCAAAAACGCATGGATGTGCATGACCGGCCACATACGCCCAAGCACATAAAAACCGCCCTTGCCCCCATTGAAGAGATTAAAATCATCATCTGCCGCATGGCATTCAGGGCCGGCCTTGATGATCTGCTTCAAATTGCGGACCTGTTTTTTAATATCAATTGCTCCAGGGCCGGTCTTAACAGATGCCTTAAACGGTATGAAATCTCCAAACTGACGAAACTTAAACGTTTGGCCCCATTTAACCTTAAAGACTACACCGGCACATATCTATACTATAATTGCTTTCATCTACCCTCTTTTCAAGAAGATGGGCAACCCGTGGTGCTGCAAACCCTTCTTGACTGCTCGTTCAGAACATTTCACGCCCGGTACGCCGCCAATCCCCAGGCATTTATTTCAAATCACATCCAAAATTTCCCGTTAAACGTCCTGGGTCTCCTTTACAATGATCCGGTAAGACTTTGTCACGAAAAATCCAATACAAAAGAAAAGAAAAATGTCGGGGGTCCGCCTGGAAACACCATTAAACAATTATGCAAAACAGCCGGGATTTCATTTTTTCACATGGAGAATCTGCATACGGCGACCATCAGCGAATTAGACCGGCGACTGGAAAAGGTTGCAAGCATACCAACTCCTGAAAACGACACCATGACCTGGGGAACCAACGGCCTGCTGACAAAACAGATCGCCCATTACAACTTTGAATTACCCCTAAGCTTTTTAAAGCAAAAGCCCCCCTACCGGGCCATGGAAGCACATTACACGCAATTCCCCAACAGCTTCAAACACAGGCCCATCCCCCCTTGA
- a CDS encoding site-specific integrase, translated as MAVRRKNGSYCVYWNDEDGKRKEKYFGSGPVGKFKAENFNERMGFGKQKRTDPEAILLGQFVEEYLKHLKAITKNEKNYKNVEWSFIGTILPFFGSHDVYALTHSDLDDFIINRKSQTTRKGTPPKQVSINREIDDIQSYLNWCVTNKKILSNPLKGFKRPKDDREVIDPPSINEINKIIENATPHIQRFIIISYYIGARPGPIEIGALQWSKVAWDEKKILIRSADKKGIIGRRVDIHNTLLIYLQQWHIEDQNNEIPIDNIIHYNLKVAVIF; from the coding sequence GTGGCAGTTAGACGCAAAAACGGATCATACTGTGTTTATTGGAATGATGAGGATGGAAAGCGCAAAGAAAAATATTTTGGCAGCGGTCCTGTTGGAAAATTCAAAGCTGAAAATTTCAACGAAAGAATGGGCTTTGGAAAACAAAAGCGCACAGATCCGGAGGCCATTTTATTAGGGCAATTCGTTGAAGAATACCTTAAGCACCTGAAAGCCATAACAAAAAATGAAAAAAATTATAAAAACGTAGAATGGAGTTTTATTGGAACAATTTTGCCGTTCTTTGGCTCTCATGATGTTTATGCTTTAACTCACTCTGATCTTGATGATTTCATAATAAACAGAAAAAGCCAGACAACCAGAAAAGGTACACCGCCAAAGCAAGTGTCAATCAATCGTGAAATAGACGACATCCAATCTTATTTAAACTGGTGTGTTACCAATAAAAAAATTCTGAGCAATCCGTTGAAGGGGTTTAAACGCCCAAAAGATGATAGGGAAGTTATCGACCCTCCTTCTATTAATGAAATTAATAAGATTATCGAAAATGCAACGCCCCATATCCAGCGATTTATAATTATTTCCTATTACATTGGAGCTCGCCCCGGACCAATTGAAATTGGTGCATTACAATGGTCAAAGGTTGCTTGGGACGAAAAAAAAATTTTGATCCGATCTGCAGATAAAAAGGGAATAATTGGTAGACGGGTAGATATTCACAACACCTTATTGATCTATCTTCAGCAATGGCACATTGAAGATCAAAATAATGAGATACCAATTGATAACATCATTCACTATAACCTAAAAGTTGCAGTGATATTTTGA
- a CDS encoding transposase → MKESIIRNQSSAKEKQQVRCCHCSSSLTIRNGTYPRNHPQDDTEIRVQRYLCKSPLCPWKSFSVLPESIMPVVRHTLEAICCCAAMVSAGMNQAQTARFFGCTRGVAKRLRIFSQKFMPWFSREKTVAEWGPDPPSFWPDFTRDVSQSFFPGRWVKLPSTQNIHC, encoded by the coding sequence ATGAAAGAAAGCATAATAAGAAATCAGTCATCTGCCAAGGAAAAACAACAGGTTCGTTGCTGCCATTGTTCGAGTTCTTTGACCATCCGCAACGGAACCTATCCGCGAAATCATCCCCAAGACGACACAGAAATAAGGGTTCAGCGCTATTTGTGCAAATCGCCCCTGTGTCCATGGAAAAGTTTTTCTGTTCTTCCTGAATCCATCATGCCGGTCGTCCGTCACACCCTTGAGGCGATATGCTGCTGCGCAGCCATGGTCAGTGCCGGAATGAACCAGGCACAGACGGCAAGATTCTTTGGGTGCACCCGGGGTGTTGCTAAACGGCTCAGGATCTTTTCTCAAAAATTCATGCCCTGGTTTTCCCGGGAAAAGACTGTTGCCGAATGGGGGCCGGATCCGCCCTCCTTCTGGCCGGACTTTACCAGGGATGTTTCCCAGAGTTTTTTCCCTGGAAGATGGGTTAAATTACCATCAACACAAAACATACATTGTTAA
- a CDS encoding DDE-type integrase/transposase/recombinase, with amino-acid sequence MPIPDPADLAVWRYGIISSLLHRNEEVETMEEALIRIAGVQYRRPDGQFVSFSPETLRKWFYRYRNGGLPALNDAQRKNTGTHHAVPRAISDRLFQLRQEHPRWTFARLIEQLVQDKVWDMQSPARSTLYRFARTCNLQRDPHLTVHDPARPFQYQFFGQMWTADFLHGPKIRVNSQKRKTYLHAIIDDATRYVVHAGFFTSEGTEVMMMALMATVRTHGKPRRFYTDNGACYASKHLKFVCANLGIHLIHTPPGQPRGRGKVERFFRTVRDQFLEGKNAPAHTLDGLNKAFSQWLSTYHRRIHSSLGMTPLQKRLGHQSACIPLPETIDIEPLFRMKRRCKVYLNNTVRLKKRSYEVADALPGQRLDIWFMPWNLDRIWYGPEMKPAKPIDPIQNAYRGR; translated from the coding sequence ATGCCAATACCTGACCCAGCCGATCTCGCTGTCTGGCGATACGGCATTATCAGCAGTCTTCTTCATCGAAATGAAGAGGTAGAGACCATGGAGGAGGCACTGATCAGAATTGCCGGAGTTCAGTATCGCCGGCCTGACGGTCAATTTGTGTCCTTTTCTCCGGAAACCTTAAGAAAATGGTTTTATCGTTATCGGAACGGCGGCCTGCCGGCGTTAAACGATGCCCAAAGAAAAAACACCGGCACCCACCATGCCGTACCCAGGGCGATCTCGGACCGATTGTTTCAACTGCGGCAGGAACATCCCAGATGGACTTTTGCCCGTTTGATCGAACAGCTGGTTCAGGATAAAGTCTGGGATATGCAGTCTCCGGCCCGTTCCACGCTTTATCGCTTTGCCCGGACATGCAACCTTCAACGAGATCCCCATTTGACGGTGCATGATCCGGCTCGGCCCTTTCAATATCAGTTCTTTGGTCAAATGTGGACTGCAGACTTTCTTCACGGCCCAAAGATCAGAGTGAACAGCCAAAAACGCAAAACCTATCTGCATGCCATTATTGACGATGCCACAAGATATGTGGTTCATGCCGGTTTTTTTACCAGTGAGGGCACCGAGGTAATGATGATGGCACTGATGGCCACCGTTCGAACCCATGGCAAACCGCGTCGGTTCTATACGGACAACGGGGCCTGTTACGCAAGCAAGCATCTTAAATTTGTTTGTGCCAACCTGGGTATCCATCTGATCCATACGCCGCCGGGCCAACCCAGGGGAAGGGGTAAAGTGGAACGATTCTTCCGGACCGTCCGGGATCAGTTCCTTGAGGGCAAAAATGCCCCGGCCCATACTCTGGACGGGTTGAACAAGGCCTTTTCACAATGGCTGTCGACTTATCATCGGCGTATTCACAGCAGCCTGGGCATGACCCCTTTGCAGAAACGGCTTGGGCATCAAAGTGCCTGCATCCCTCTACCGGAAACGATTGATATCGAGCCTTTATTTAGAATGAAGCGCCGGTGCAAAGTTTACCTGAATAATACCGTCAGGCTTAAAAAGCGGTCCTATGAGGTGGCAGACGCCTTACCCGGCCAGCGCCTCGACATCTGGTTTATGCCATGGAACCTTGACCGAATCTGGTACGGACCGGAAATGAAACCGGCCAAACCAATTGATCCCATCCAAAACGCATATAGAGGGAGGTAA
- a CDS encoding flagellin, which yields MSLSINTNVAALTAHRNMVSNDNHMTTSLTRLSTGLRINSAADDASGLTIADSLAAQADGLGQGIQNANDGVSIVQTADGALEESVNIVNTIKTKAIQAASDTQTTTTRSAIQQDIDKLLEELDNIATTTSYNGMQLLNGTYTNKVIHTGASANETSSISIGDTESDSIGHISTATLELDDEEGSTVQLTITSAITGEELAIKGTTIEANNKEENGLGALADEINSVSATTGVSALAVVESTTENAVQEGVTGSDFSINGVTIGAINVEANDSDASLVTAINDKTTETGISAVSNDDGTLTLTSEDGRVISVTGELNGVFGDTVTADELSTVGHITLTQQGSSQFNIEATTTGGTGDNITLSENFIPTGESTIAEDSIVGSGSVLTAGTVLGGEATVDQIATTTEDFKLEAGTSLASGSIIAQGTTITGDVTTSGTTTLDDGMTISVGSTIESGSTLGKGTVLTQSFSAGSQTYEAGSTLSADVTLTEDLTVTEEMTLAEESELLSGSVLTAGTKVGADITTSGETILSDEMTLEADSTIASGSKLAAGSVLGDKATIQTGSELTVTDDMEVAAGSTIVSGSTIAKGSQLSGSVTVDAITLEKDMSLEAGSTLESGSVLKAGTMVMQDMTVSDGSENINLSAGATTTEDLTLVGDVILSEDMTLEEGSTIASGSELNIATQSGDVTISNQEGLTLADINVLTQEDAEIAISIAEAALADLDATRSGLGSVQNRLTSTISNLSVTKTNVTASESTIRDVDFAAETANFAKLSLLAQTGSYALSQANAASSNLTSLLQ from the coding sequence ATGAGTTTAAGTATTAACACCAACGTTGCCGCACTCACCGCCCATAGAAATATGGTTTCAAACGATAACCACATGACAACGTCACTGACCCGTCTTTCCACAGGTTTGAGAATCAACTCAGCTGCGGATGATGCATCCGGCTTAACCATCGCCGATTCATTGGCGGCACAGGCCGATGGTCTTGGCCAGGGCATCCAGAACGCCAACGACGGTGTCTCCATTGTCCAGACCGCTGATGGTGCCCTTGAAGAGTCCGTTAACATTGTCAACACCATCAAAACCAAAGCCATCCAGGCTGCATCGGATACCCAGACCACCACAACCCGGTCTGCCATTCAGCAGGATATCGACAAACTGCTCGAAGAGCTGGACAACATTGCCACCACCACATCCTACAACGGCATGCAGCTGCTCAACGGCACTTACACCAACAAGGTTATCCATACCGGCGCTTCTGCCAATGAAACCTCCTCCATCAGTATTGGAGATACGGAATCCGATTCCATCGGCCATATTTCAACGGCTACATTGGAACTGGATGATGAGGAAGGCAGCACTGTCCAGCTGACCATTACTTCAGCCATCACCGGCGAAGAACTTGCAATTAAAGGCACTACCATTGAGGCCAATAATAAAGAAGAAAACGGCCTTGGTGCCTTGGCCGACGAGATCAATTCAGTCTCTGCGACCACAGGCGTCTCCGCCTTGGCAGTTGTGGAAAGCACCACAGAAAACGCCGTTCAGGAAGGCGTAACCGGTTCGGATTTCTCCATCAACGGTGTAACCATCGGGGCCATTAACGTAGAGGCGAACGACTCCGATGCCTCTCTTGTTACGGCTATCAATGACAAGACCACCGAGACAGGGATTTCCGCCGTCAGCAATGACGACGGTACGCTCACCTTGACATCTGAAGATGGACGGGTTATCAGCGTAACCGGAGAGTTAAACGGCGTATTCGGCGACACCGTTACCGCCGATGAGCTATCAACTGTTGGGCATATTACCCTGACCCAGCAAGGCTCCAGCCAATTTAACATTGAGGCAACAACAACCGGCGGGACGGGCGACAATATCACCCTCAGCGAAAATTTTATACCCACCGGAGAAAGTACAATTGCAGAAGATTCAATCGTTGGTTCCGGCTCCGTATTGACAGCAGGAACGGTTCTTGGAGGCGAAGCCACGGTAGATCAAATTGCAACAACGACGGAAGATTTCAAGCTTGAGGCCGGCACTTCATTGGCAAGTGGTTCAATAATAGCCCAGGGAACCACGATCACCGGAGATGTCACCACCAGCGGAACGACTACATTGGACGATGGAATGACCATATCCGTCGGCTCAACCATTGAAAGCGGTTCGACCTTAGGAAAAGGAACGGTACTCACTCAAAGCTTTAGTGCCGGATCCCAAACATATGAGGCCGGGTCCACCTTAAGTGCCGATGTAACACTGACCGAAGACCTGACCGTCACCGAGGAAATGACGCTGGCAGAAGAGTCAGAACTCCTCTCCGGCTCTGTCTTAACGGCTGGAACAAAAGTTGGCGCGGATATAACAACCAGTGGAGAAACTATACTATCCGACGAAATGACCCTTGAAGCGGACTCAACCATTGCCAGTGGTTCTAAACTAGCCGCCGGTTCTGTTCTGGGTGATAAAGCGACCATTCAAACTGGATCCGAACTTACCGTCACCGATGATATGGAGGTTGCCGCCGGATCTACCATCGTATCCGGATCAACAATAGCCAAAGGTTCCCAGCTCAGTGGTTCCGTAACAGTTGACGCGATTACATTGGAAAAGGATATGTCCCTGGAAGCCGGTTCGACTCTTGAGTCAGGCAGTGTTCTCAAAGCCGGTACAATGGTTATGCAGGATATGACCGTATCTGACGGCAGTGAAAACATCAACCTGAGCGCAGGCGCAACCACCACCGAAGACCTTACTTTAGTGGGAGATGTTATCCTGTCCGAGGACATGACCCTGGAAGAAGGAAGCACCATTGCTTCCGGTTCGGAACTTAACATAGCCACCCAAAGTGGAGATGTAACGATTTCCAATCAGGAAGGGCTGACATTGGCGGATATTAATGTTCTGACACAGGAGGATGCAGAAATTGCCATCAGCATTGCGGAAGCGGCGTTGGCGGACCTGGATGCCACACGAAGCGGCCTGGGTTCAGTGCAGAACCGGCTGACATCCACCATCTCCAACCTTTCGGTGACCAAAACCAATGTGACGGCCTCCGAATCCACCATCCGAGACGTTGACTTTGCTGCGGAAACAGCTAATTTTGCCAAGCTGTCCCTGCTGGCCCAGACAGGTTCCTATGCCCTGAGCCAGGCAAACGCCGCATCTTCAAACCTGACCAGCCTGCTCCAGTAA
- a CDS encoding AAA family ATPase, translating to MQDTHTIEQAPMADFFGWKYHPFADTYEQRKLWLPKEDLRKLDTIKRLLHHGKSTALCGPSGTGKTTLIHALVSDLDRNAYLPVMLPYAGHPRNGLTRILAQTLGVDIKSRGMPLITRVQQHIESLSNQANSRHPVLIVDDAQRIESDSLWDLCSLLVQTSKQRSAASLILVGDDSLFRQLRLYAMAPIRSRLTGIMKINAMNEYETQHFIEIRLKNAQAPSDLFTKEAMDLIASSTRGNRRGVMNMATICLEEAYYHNEKNVTAELIYNSEWFNESE from the coding sequence ATGCAAGACACCCATACCATAGAACAGGCGCCCATGGCCGATTTTTTTGGCTGGAAGTACCATCCCTTTGCCGACACCTATGAACAGCGCAAACTCTGGCTACCCAAAGAGGACCTGCGCAAACTCGATACCATAAAACGTTTGCTGCACCATGGCAAAAGCACCGCACTGTGCGGCCCTTCAGGGACCGGAAAAACCACCTTGATTCATGCATTGGTATCGGATCTGGATCGAAATGCATACCTCCCGGTTATGCTGCCCTATGCCGGTCATCCAAGAAACGGACTGACACGCATTCTTGCCCAGACCCTCGGGGTGGATATAAAAAGCCGGGGAATGCCTTTGATTACAAGGGTTCAGCAGCATATTGAATCCTTATCCAACCAGGCCAACTCACGTCATCCGGTGCTGATCGTCGATGATGCTCAGCGCATCGAATCCGACTCCCTCTGGGATCTTTGCTCTCTTCTGGTCCAAACCTCTAAACAGAGAAGCGCAGCCTCCCTTATCCTTGTCGGGGACGACTCTCTGTTCAGGCAACTTCGACTTTATGCAATGGCACCGATACGATCCCGGCTCACCGGCATTATGAAAATCAATGCCATGAACGAGTATGAAACCCAGCATTTTATCGAAATCCGTCTTAAAAATGCACAAGCTCCATCGGACCTGTTTACCAAAGAAGCAATGGATTTGATCGCAAGTTCCACCCGGGGAAACAGACGGGGCGTAATGAATATGGCGACGATCTGTCTTGAGGAGGCCTATTATCACAATGAAAAAAATGTGACCGCCGAGCTCATTTACAACTCGGAATGGTTCAACGAATCTGAGTGA